AAAACGACACGTGCATTCCCGTGATAAGCTGCCCAGGTTCAGTATATGCATTGATGATGAACACATGTGAGTCGTTCAAACATACATCAGCTCGAACATTATAATCATTATCACGAAATTAGCTCCACTGTCATtgaattcaataatatacatataagccATCCAATTTTCAAAGCATGatggataaaaaattatatatgtgtagttataacaaataaatttcatttcaggTTGGatttatttgctgcaaacaGAGATACAACCGAGGAAAGCAAGCATAATTCTAGTACCGATTCTTTCGAATCATTCAACGCCATATCAATTATTCCATCCGCGAAACAAAAGTCGCGGTCCGTAATTAAGTCCGCATCCACTAGTGGATTGTCCTTAGTTATACCAACCAGTGATTTCTcttgtacatattattatgaattaaattatttcgtgTTACGTTCtaatgttcaattttaattacgaagtCACACTTTTCAGATGATGCGTCATTAAATACTCAACCAATCGAATCTCCTGGTGGATCATCCACTGCCTCTTCAAGAGATACATCCCCTTGTCGCGAACTGAGTCCACTAGTAACTAGCCTAAAACCTCCTATTATCATTCGAAGAGGGCCGTGTGGATTTGGCTTCACTGTGCACACTATCAGGGTTTATTATGGTGACAGTGATTTTTACACTATGCATCATTTGGTTATGGTATGTTACAAATAGTTACACAAAGTCAAATTTCAGTATGTAtagtttatttgaatttattccaTATTCTATAGGCTGTAGATCAATCCAGTCCAGCTTTTGAAGCTGGTTTAAGACCAGGAGATCTTATAACTCATATAAATGGCGAGCCAGTCCAGGGTTTATATCATATACAAGTTCTTCAATTGATGTTGAGTGGTGGCGATCACGTAACATTGCGTAGTACACCATTAGAAAATACTAGTATTAAGACGGGCGGAAGGAGAAGAGATCTGACTCAGAGCAAAATGGCACGCAGAACGCTGCATAAACAGCGCAAACTAAAACGTGATCATTCcgataagaaacgaaagacgtccctttttaaacgaattagTTCGAAACGAGCTAGTGTAGAGATGCAACAGGTATAGAAAAAGTGtacttctttttttgcttttaatctttctctttttctattaatctaaacgaattaatttgaaGATACGTGTTAGTGGCTTTTGTCAGATCACTTGCGAACATTTTGGAGAACGCCTTAAATTGTGAATGTACGAGTATATCTGTacaatcttcttttttattttaacacgaaactactactgctactactatACTACGCGCGGCATAAATACTAAAGCACCGGCAATTTCTATGCAACACACTTTATTATGTTaagtattactttttttattgcaGCCATTAACTATCAGTTGTCCATTGTCAGCACCCATTCTATCCAGCGACAGCAAACCTCCACTTATGGTATGATTTTTCGTAACGTTCCGTGAACTTCTTGCTAACTTCATTTTAGTTGCTGTTTCTTTGATCGATACTTATTTGCCCGATATAATCCCGTGGCTAAATCACAGCTTTTACatatctgtttttttttttaattgaccGTGACAATGTCAAAGTTTTACACCGTACACTGAtcacaaaaaatatttgagtgTTCGAAAGAAGAGAGTTTGATGTTTCATCTTCTGGCTAGTACATACTAGCATACCTATTGGCTAGAAACGTTACGCGACCTTTTTGCAGATGGCTGCGGGAATCTGTTCGCCGTCAATGGTAACACCTAGTCGGTCGTTCCAGTCATTCACACGTTCTCAAGAAACGTCACCATATTTTGCAGCCTGTACAAAGTCTGTCTGCAGCCCGTCACCACCAACAAATCGCGTTAACTCGGATTCTTATCACTCCACGGGGAATTCAAGTCCCTGTTCCAGTCCAAACTCTTCGTCTCCGGGCTCCACTACGTCTGCTGCAAATCTACCGACTATCGCCAATCAGTCTCATTACCAGAGGCCGAGCACGCTTCACGGTTTGAAGCACAAATTACACACAGCTGCAAAGAACATTCATTCGCCGAATCGTAGAAAATCTGTGGGACATATACCATTGTCTCCATTGGCGAGAACTCCGAGTCCATCGCCCCTTCCAGCCAGTCCTACTAGAAGTCCTAGTCCGCTAGCGTTTCCTACGGGACATCAACCCGGTAGCTCAAATACTACGCAGTCCTATAGCCCAGGTAATATATAAATCGACATACGAAGCTAgtaactttgaaataatactTGATTTGACTTTGAACTGTcagcaaacaatttttaactttaagtaatcgtatatataaaatcGCGATAGAAAAAGTTAGTATTATACATagagttaaattaaaatgttgcATTTATAAACAAGCGGACATGATCATAAGATGatcgatataaatatgtttgaaaCACTTAGGTGTCTGCTTATCAACGCCTAACAATCAGAAAAAAAGTTATGGACGACCGAAGTCAGCAGAGCCCGGTTCTCCTTTGTTAAGAAGGGCGCTTAGTCCAGACAGACTTCATCCTCGATCTGCGGAGAACAAAACATCGATCTCACCGTTGGCAAACACAGTGGTGAAAGTAACTCCACGTGCAACTATAGCGCAATCCTATTCAGAAACCTCCGAGGAGTGCAGTGATAGCTTCAAAGAACCAAACGACTCAAAAGTGGAGAAGAAAGTGTCAACGGAATCAAAGTCggattattcgaaaatatctCATGggatatcgataaatttggGAAACGTAGGTATATCTAATTCTTGCGGCAGCACACAGCTGCCCAGAATAGCAGAGGAGAAGGATTCACCGACCGGTTCAAAGGCTGACGATTACTCGAAGGAAGTTCTACCTTTAGATAAGATGGATAAAAATAACACGTCTATGAGTAAGTTGACAGAATCAGAGAATATTGGTGACCGTAGTAATCGTGTTGAATCGAAGACAGAGAGGCAGAATTtgtgtataaaaaatttagaagttttatctattaataaGATTGAGGAGGGCGCTCAATCAGATAATTGTTTTAATGTACAAGCGCGTAGTTCGCAAAGCACATTTCACAAGCAATCTCAGAACATTGAAAAAGGTTCGCAAGCTTCGTCTCAAAAGACATCATcacaaaataatgaaaaaggCTCGCAATCTTCGtgtcaaaaaatattgttgcaAGCCAGTGAAAAGAATTTGCAATCTTCCGCCcagaaaatattatcgcaAGCCAACGAAAGAGGCTTCATGCAAGGTGTATCGCAGAAGTCATCTCAAAACAACGAGAAAGTGTCACCAGCTGCGGTGCAGAAACTACTTCAAGGCAATGAAAAAACATCTGTGCCTCATAAAGTGACCGAACAAAAGGCAGCTGGTAAAAATTCAGAGGCTAATCTGGAagggagaaaaatatcgaagaagtACAAAATTGATAGCTCTGACGGCTCAAGTAACACTTCCTCCACACAACACTCAAACACATTTGAGGCTATGGGGACTGGGAAGGAcaagaaaaacaattaaataattatcgttcgatcgatcgtttagATCTGAGAGTATAGCGAGATAAAATGTTTGCGTGTAATGATCCGACTTCTTCTGCCAATGGAACAAATTGTCTGTTTTACAaaagatacaattttatgaaagaagaaagtcgAATGTCTGATAGATACACGGACATGCATATTGTAACTCGAGTAAGATCAGAAAGATGataaatcaaaaaaaaaaaaaaaaaaaagggtaAACTGGTTTAATGTTTACAGCTTTAAAAGGAAGTTTGTATTCGAATTAAGTATTTATAGGCTTCCATCGAATAACATACCTGAACACATAGCTTTAGCTGGTATTTCTATCTCGTGGCGGTATTTAAACGCTACCGCTATTCTGTAACCGTAATTTTTGTCATACGATCATTGAATACAAACGTAATCCAGATGAAAGTAGAGGATATTGCAATTAATTACCATTTCAACGGTTTTAAATGAGCGCAGTCTGTTGAAATTACAGTTGCTAATTCTCTccaagaaattaagaaaataagaacGAAAAAATTGGAGTAATTTACACTTCGGGCTACAGTATTTATACGATCTCATTTACATTTACGTCTAATTATTACTAGCGCATCATACATATATGGATCAACATATAGCAGTCAGCGAATCGCGTACAGATAGGTTTTCAGTATGTGTAATATTTGCgaagttaaagaaaaaaaaatggaagcaatgtatatcgtatatacTCGTAATTCAGATCCAGATGGAAAAGTTTTTAatgatatcttttaatttatttaatagaataatttatctgtagttataattttttcacaaaaGCCAGGTTTACatgttgaatatttataagatgCCTATTTGTAAGTTCTgtgaaataatgaaactttcGTTTTTACGACTTatatgtttcatttaatatcgattaattctCTTAAAATCGGCCTATAGCGCGAGTatatacgataaataattatcgctGCACTGATTAGTGTACAAGATGCTCCCGTATGCACAATGACATTAACCTGTCTCAATTTCATTCGACCACACACTGTGatgtatttaattgaaattaatgcGAATTGGTGCTAACATTTACCGCTCAGGTATCTTCGCGAGAACTGGTGCTCTCAGACAAGTCTCAAGTACCTAAATCACTCACTCGTTTAGAAGAagtgataaaagaagaagcagaagaaataacaaaaaagaaacaagaaagagaaacatagCATTAAAAAACACGAAGTAGCGAACATATCGCATTGGAAGCATCTTGAAAGTTCTTTagtgataaaagaaaaataaaagttgcgACCGTTTCGAAGGGCAGACTTGGTTCTCTGAGACGTAATGTAATCATTTTTTTAGTGTTAGGTATGCGTTAATTTATTCTGTATATAAAAAACTACGTATTAGTTAACTGCAGAAGCGTATGTTTTAattgtgaaaaaagaaaagaaatggtgAGTGAGACAAGCCGCAGTTTTTGGTTTTTATAAGTTGTTTACCGCGTTTATCGGCGCTTTCCTAACGAAAGCTTGCTTATTGTACGGAAAAGGAAACATTGCCATAAGGAGCAACacggtatatatatacatataacgtatGTGTGTCTCAGCCATAAAAAGTTACAGTTTGCTCttatagatttttaaacaTATCCATGATCATCGTATTAATGACAAACTGAGCAATCGTtgtgttatatatttctttcctttttctttctctccaagaaaatgaaatatatttgtgttTCCTGTCTATTAGCTAGAGCAACAAGGAATGGTGAAATAACATAACCGCGCGATATTGATCATTTACGAGTAAAGTACGAGCtcatattgcgttatatattgtacaccgttttaaatataaagatagacGATAAGGAAATACTTAAGGAAAAACTGGCTTTAGAGAAGTAAGCAGCGTTACGAGGCACAGTTTCGAGTACCATTGTCATCATCTTTGCACATACCTTCCTAGAGGACTTTTCGTTAACAAGTATTCGTGACAAATTCTAACCGAGATTATTGGCATATCGTTTActctatattaaattatttcacatgCAAAGCACTTTGGCTCCGTTCGATTTTTGTATCCGTTTACGAAGTGACTTTTCGAAGTCAGGTGAAGCATCACGATTAACCTTGAAGCTTGATAAGAAGAAACTCGCGTGTCGATTATTCGGCGATCGCATAATCTTCTGTATCGTTACTAAGACTTTTTCAGACAGCCATTATTGCATCTCTCCTCTTTATCCGTATCCCCTTTCCTCTGCTTAACGTATGGTTGATATATGGTCGATGTTATAGCGTTGATGTCGTCTTAGTTAAGAGTCCGGTAGTCGTATTGCGTTTCCCAAGAATTTCGAGGCAGCTTGGGCGTTTTTTCGAATCCGACGAATTCGCTGCTCTATGAGGCTAATGAGATTAAGAGAAattaagaataagaaaattagaatgaataaaaatacaaatatgtcGTGACAAGGAGACAAGGAAGCTCCAGGGAAATGTTGAATGTTTTTCTCCGGATATTTCGTACGAtgttaaatctttttttaaaaacggAAATGTATATTCGGCACGGATTCTAGAATTCAGAACAAATTCGAGGAAACGAAGGAATAAGAAACAATCGTCTCTAAGATTTCGATGGTGAgatattattaatctattatAGTAGACGTATAATATGGCTATTATTCTTTGTAGAAGCGTAGAAGAGCCACGATCGTTgttgtttttatcatttttgctttatagattattttcattctcgttCTGCACGTAGACGAGTAAGTGATACTAATTAGCGTTCTGCGATGGGTCAATGGGCAGGAACAACTCCGGTCCTTAATTGTAAGAACAAACAAATCATAAATGGACGAgttagaaaattcgaaagctACAATAACTGCTAATTGATCCGTCATAAATTCTattcgaaaacgaaaaagagaaatttttgaGAAGAGACTTTTCTACGTATTGTATGCGATCTAAGTGATGTACAGCACGAGACGATCGATGCTTTGTTTGTTGAACATTGCttcgttatatttatacgGATTGTGATCGCTGCAGGGATTTCATGAATTTGTTGGGAGTTGTTTTACGAGGCAAGCAAGCGTTAAAGATGATTCTTTGCTGACGCCAAGCGTTGTTGTATCCTTCAAACGATGAATCcttaaaatttctcaatttgttAACAGAAAAGTGGAAAACTCGAAACAGCTTCAAGGATGTCGCTTCTTAGTATGCGTTTTTCCTTCCTGTTTCACGAGGGTAGAAAATGTTGTAACtgcgaaaaaataataacgacgaatatttctacatataaaATGACGCCATATATTCGTCTGGAACTGTTCAATTTTAATCAACGATGGTCaaacaattttagaaaaacgAAAGCATAGGAGAGCGACGCTTTGCGATCAATATTCGAATTCTGATAACTTacttcttcttcatttttaagaTCTTCTATAGATTtcgttgttcttttttctttgtgaTAAGCAAACGGATATTCTCCATGAGAATGTTTATTAGCGAACTTTATGAAcgtttgataattatattacacacTCTCCAGATGAAATACagtttcgtttcttattacACGCTTTGTTGTTTCTCCTTCCGATTCTCTTCATATTGTGATATCGTGCGTGCGATCCAAGCTAACGTTCggacagaaagaaaaattaaaattggagTAGGTCAAGTGTGAACGTACTTGGGAGACGTTTTTTGACATCATTTTTTTGTGCCAGTGTCTTCCAACTGTggcgtttttttctttcttttttttttaaatattaccgTTCAAAGTTAAAGAACTCGAGCAAATTCTGACACTCTGAAATACTATAtcatgaaatacatatttctttagcTTCTCTTAGAACTTCACAATTTTTAACGAAGCATTAACATTGCTCAATTCTCATTCTAATATTCTTCGTATATAGCTTTTTAAATCtgaatttatgttaattttttttatagaaacgttTGCAAGTTTTGATGCACTTTATTGTTAATCGTTTAAGTTGAACGTGAAAGAGTGATTTATGACATTCTAATAATTTGCGtcatttgcaaaaaaaaaaaaatagtaaaatatttattgatcattttgaaattgattcATAACGAAGTATGTATTCGATTCGACGTGTGattgttaaattaatcttCATAACGTGGTATCGCTTGgcgcttttttatttaatacaacaGGAGAAGTCAGCAGAAATATCACTAAATATAGctatttatctttaataaatatttcgatatcttatttactaaattaacTCCATTATACGTTCCCACCTCCTTTGACGCTCTACGAAggatttctattttcttaagCTTAAGAAGCTTATAATACTTAAGAtctatactaaaaatattcgacATTAGAGAGATCACCTAAATATCTGCCTTATTTATGAAGGAACTTGTCAGGACAAAGTTGAAGTATTTCAATCTAAAGgtgagaaagaattttttctcaaGCTCATTTTTTAAAGAGACCTCAGAGTCATCGATatgtttttcaataaaactctatatatttttttacaccAGTGGATGTAGCTTTTTATTCCCTGTACAAAAGTATTAAGGCACTTATGTACTTTCCTTGTCTTCCATACGGCAAGTGTTACGAAATTAaggttaaaatatcttttaaactaacCGTTTCAGACACAAGTATCTCGATACGTTTGTATATAGAACAAGAAAACGCGTCGAttgatgaataataaaatatagaatttcatttaaaacgtTACAATTTGACGAAAAATGATCTTCAGAAAAAATTCTTCCCACCGATACATGTGCCCCCTGAAATATCTTAACTTTGTCCTGAGAAGCTTGTCGTACAACCGTACATAAGGCAGATATTTATGTGATCTCATTAAGCTGAGACACaccgtataaaatattaacgagTCCACcgttattctatttttaaattaaaatattcatggaTACTTTTGACAGAGCGATATTcctaaaatggtaaaaaacgCATCAGCTGTCGGTGGATCGAGGATTCACGATTATGATACAGCACTGCAGCTACATTTGGAAACTAGAGAGAACATGGAGGGGATAGGTGATTACGTATGTCTCGTGTGTGGATCACATCTCGCAGTTCCAGCTTTCAGCTCTCCTTGAGGGACTTCAGTATGAATTGGGACGGTTGAATAGTATCCACGATGATGAGGTTCGTCATACTCTTGTTCTTCTGCGGCGCGATCGCTGGTAGTAACGACACCTTGAGCAACGTAATCCCCAGCGACGAGCTACTGGATTTAGAAGAGCAGAACGAGGAGAATAGACTCGCAAATAATAGAACTCTGAACGAAATATACGAGGATGCTGTTCACGCTTATCTGGACGAAGACTGGGACCGTTGCATTCAAGACTTCAACACAGTTTCTCATGGGTAAATCTGAAActgaaattatgaattataagaataatgattatatctaatttatatttatagataattataaaaaagaataaaaaaataattagtgAAAAAAAGttggtaaaaaaaataattagtgaaaaatatttagtaattagcGCAAGAGAATCCTATACGTATACCTTTactagaaaatagaaattcagtTTTTAAACTGCaaacataacaaaatataaaatgtttcactGTGcacatatatctttttcaatattttttttccacTTGATACTTTTTTAGATACAAGGCCTACAAGCGAATGATAACAAATTGTAGACGAAAATGCCGTATAAAAGCTGAAGGTACACCACCGATTTTTCCAGAAAACATCGAGGATTTAcacttttatgaaaaaaagatcAAAGAGACTCTGTGTCTCTTAACGTGCAATAACGAATATCGGGAGATCGTTGGCTCGAACGTGCTGAAGATGTTACCACGTGAAACTGAACAGAAATTGTTGAACAATGGTATTTATGAATACCTGCATATTTGCTACTATCAGGtaactaaaaagaaagaataactattagaaattatcttacgatttaatcctttttttctttggtaCCGCATAAGATAATTAAAGGaagcgaaaaaatattaaaaattataaaatggcaaatatattattatgtaaatgtatattataaaatatgggATAGATTGACCGATTTATTGTAGCTTTCAGTCTTTAAATTTAGCAAACGGTTGATGCTTCTTTAGTATCCCATAAAAGAGGCTGGCGAATTCTAATAAGAGAACTTACGCAATCGTGGCTTCGCAAACCTTACACTAGTGACTTTTTTAGCAGATAAATAATGAGTTTAATGCTCTGAGCAGTCAACTCGACCATAAAGTCTAGCCTACGTAATCGGCGTGCTGATGTTCGGTAGCAATGTACCGGAGCGTATTGCATATACGTCTCATAAAATGTCCCTTCAAGCAATCAGATCTCATGATTGCATGAAATAtgattctaataaattttcgtcTCTTGCAATACTAACCAACTTTTTCACACTGATCCCATGTTTTAGTACAAGGTTTCATATACATTGTATCATCTCTTAATTGcataaattctattttgacctttttatcatttttttattaaatatattttttatagacaCATCGATATCAAGACGCAGCCAACGCGCTATTTACCTATCTAGTCGTACATTCTAATCATGAAGTGAATCTGAATCTTTTCAAACGCTATTTAACACTGCCAGGTGTGGAAGAGGAGAAGGTGGTAAATCTAGAAACACCGACTTATGTCAGCGTTTACTTCAAAGGCGTCTCAGCTTATGAAAACGGAGATTATGCAGAAGCTGCCGGTCTGTTCGAGACATCGTTACGATCGTACTTAGAAGCCGAGGAGGAATGTAGATTTTACTGCGAAGGTCCTTTTGACCAGGGTTGGCATCCAGAATTTACTTCCTCCATCGCAAGTGAGTGGATTTGGGACATAAAAGAAAGCCAGTATATTGTTGTTTCCTAAAAATAGCCTTCCGTTGCTTTCAGATCATTTTACGTACTGTTTGAAATGCAAACGATCGTGTTCGCGTAtgttaaacaatataaatggCGATTACCGCAGACACATGTTCAGAAGTCATTACGATTATTTGCAGTTCTCTTATTACAAATGTGAGTATACTCGCTGGTCGAAATGCGATGCGATCATAAGATAAGTTAATAGGGATTTTAGAAGCTAGAAACGCAAGATTTTAATCATAGCTGCACAAGACACGTATCTATCTCTAACTTCCGTGATAATATACGCTGtacatttttcgtatttaaaaaatgcatagCCTTGTATCAAATAAGCTAACAATATATATAGTGGCGCATTTATCGCCACCAGTATCTTGTTTGTAAAATGTAGCGAAGTTTTCTCtgagaaattttatgaatactaGAGACACGTGATTGAATAGACTATAAACATATATGCGttagttatttataaaatttactgaTAATAACACCTTGACGTACGAATAGTTAACTTATAAATGTTACACCTTCGCAATTACCATGGCaagttaattgtaatttcgtGAATAGAGCTCTTCAGGAAGCTCTTAGTCATAACTCGAAGGacgtttaattgaattaatcttGTGTAAGTGCTTAGGCTGTTCCATTTTAATGATCGACATCGTTTATCCGTGGAAATAGCTCCGAGCTGTTGCCTAATCTAGTTTTTTGCCGCTGACTTAATCTCTCGTTGAGCCAATTTATTTCCCACCATGGGCAGccttgcaaaatattatactacattagtatgtatcattacgtgtTTTTATAGTGGGAAACTTAAAAGCAGCCTGTGCCGCTGTAGGAAGTTTCTTGCTCTTTGATCCGGTGGATAAAACGATGCTGCAAAACAAAGAATACTATAATTCTCAGCCAAAAGTCAAGGTTGACTATTTTTCTCCGAGAGAGGTGACTATCCGACCATTTATCAcctaaaaatatgaaaatacaaaatgcaataaatgctaataacatatacaaaattaattatatcccttttttatttttttttttaggacgCTATCAATTACGTAAAAAGACAGGAATACGAATTGAACCTGCTGCATTACATTTCTAATGAATTTTCAGttataaatgagaaattccagaagataaaaaaaaagaaacaggacAATGAAACGAATAATGCCGAAAAAAAAGAGCTGGGAAAGGTAAAGAAtgagatataaaaaagattgaaaatacatatttgataCTAATAAACCAATCGACTGAAACACTTATTCGATTTTTACGCGTACAAATCGGTCAGTTATTTTCTAAAGTCTAACATGTTTGTACTTTAAGAAAAGCTCTTGATTACCTCTGTGTatcttttgaaagaaaaagataataaaatattcacaaacagaaatacctttttttatcaaataactAGTTCTTTTTCCATTCGAATTACTTACGTTTCTATTAGATGTCATGTTCGAATTTTCGTTGAAACGCCTATGGGATGCAACCCAAAATGCATCCATGCGTTTATTATACAAGCATGTAGGCGATTAgtagattaatttttctagGATTCCACTTTTAACCGGTTATTTTTCAGATATCAGATACAGAAGCAATACTACACCCACCACCTGGTTATTCGTTGTTTTATTACACGaaattatcaaacaatttttcaatgaaacaatTCGAGGACCACGAAATACacgataaaagatattttgaagctaaaaacgatatttatttaaaagaggAGGATCTTGGTGGGCAAAATCGTTATGTCGCTGATGGTTTCCTTAATTCCACTGAATGTGAATCTATGATGCAGTTCGCTACTGTATGTATCATTAGGAAGTTCTATTTTACTCTTCAAAGTCTGTATCtgtattaacaattattttaatgtacatgtatatatatgtatataatgatAGATGACTGCGGTAGAAGGAGATGGTTACAGTGAAAATAAAAGTCCACattcaaaatatgaaaagtttGAGGGAATAACTGTTGGGCGAGCGGCTTTGGTAAactattcttattttatataatggCTACAATAATATGCTGATGTATTAATGATAATGATCTTGATTCTAGATGGTATACTTTGGGCAAATAAAACCAGAATGGTTGGAATTGCTTTTAGAAAAGACCGAACAAGTCCGGGACCATGTGGAAAGGTATTTCGGACTAAATCATCGACATCTGTATTTCACCTACACTCATTTGGTCTGCCGCACAGCTCTACCCGGTAATTTTCACCTGATGCATCATCGTGCTTCTGGTTCCTTTCGCAGCCGAAATCGCGTTGCACCGATTCACTTGGTACGACTTGTGGGTAACGGTGACCAGTCAAAACATAACTAAATAATCACTTCcagatttttccttttcctttaacctgagaaaaagatatatacacaaaagaaaagaatgaataCCTATTCCGTAATAAAGCAGcaaatcattttcattttaatttagattCGCCGGCGGATCGAGACGATCTGAGTCATCAAGTTCACGCGGATAATTGCCTGTTGAAGGATAAAGATGTCTGTCTTCGCGAGAGTCCAGCTTATATTTGGAGAGACTACTCTGCGATTTTGTATCTGAATGACGATTTTCAAGGTGGTGAATTCTTTTTCACCGAAGATCGTGTTGTTCGAACGATGGATAACGTTGTTTCGCCACGTTGCGGACGAATTGTGGCCTTTTCTGCTGGTAAAGAAAATCTCCATGGAGTTCGTGGTATTTTACGAGGTAGGAGATGCGCTTTGGCGCTATGGTTCACTcaggaaaaaaaatatcttgagTACGAGAGAGTATTGGCATCGGCAATCTTGAAAAGAGTTCAACGAGTAGGACCTTTTGAGGGAAAGGAGATCCAAGTGCCTCcgaagtaaataata
The nucleotide sequence above comes from Bombus pyrosoma isolate SC7728 linkage group LG1, ASM1482585v1, whole genome shotgun sequence. Encoded proteins:
- the LOC122566466 gene encoding prolyl 3-hydroxylase 1-like isoform X2 codes for the protein MMRFVILLFFCGAIAGSNDTLSNVIPSDELLDLEEQNEENRLANNRTLNEIYEDAVHAYLDEDWDRCIQDFNTVSHGYKAYKRMITNCRRKCRIKAEGTPPIFPENIEDLHFYEKKIKETLCLLTCNNEYREIVGSNVLKMLPRETEQKLLNNGIYEYLHICYYQTHRYQDAANALFTYLVVHSNHEVNLNLFKRYLTLPGVEEEKVVNLETPTYVSVYFKGVSAYENGDYAEAAGLFETSLRSYLEAEEECRFYCEGPFDQGWHPEFTSSIANHFTYCLKCKRSCSRMLNNINGDYRRHMFRSHYDYLQFSYYKLGNLKAACAAVGSFLLFDPVDKTMLQNKEYYNSQPKVKVDYFSPREDAINYVKRQEYELNLLHYISNEFSVINEKFQKIKKKKQDNETNNAEKKELGKISDTEAILHPPPGYSLFYYTKLSNNFSMKQFEDHEIHDKRYFEAKNDIYLKEEDLGGQNRYVADGFLNSTECESMMQFATMTAVEGDGYSENKSPHSKYEKFEGITVGRAALMVYFGQIKPEWLELLLEKTEQVRDHVERYFGLNHRHLYFTYTHLVCRTALPDSPADRDDLSHQVHADNCLLKDKDVCLRESPAYIWRDYSAILYLNDDFQGGEFFFTEDRVVRTMDNVVSPRCGRIVAFSAGKENLHGVRGILRGRRCALALWFTQEKKYLEYERVLASAILKRVQRVGPFEGKEIQVPPKYEDMLIQYMHSDELLKHFLKSSL
- the LOC122566466 gene encoding prolyl 3-hydroxylase 1-like isoform X1, which codes for MMRFVILLFFCGAIAGSNDTLSNVIPSDELLDLEEQNEENRLANNRTLNEIYEDAVHAYLDEDWDRCIQDFNTVSHGYKAYKRMITNCRRKCRIKAEGTPPIFPENIEDLHFYEKKIKETLCLLTCNNEYREIVGSNVLKMLPRETEQKLLNNGIYEYLHICYYQTHRYQDAANALFTYLVVHSNHEVNLNLFKRYLTLPGVEEEKVVNLETPTYVSVYFKGVSAYENGDYAEAAGLFETSLRSYLEAEEECRFYCEGPFDQGWHPEFTSSIANHFTYCLKCKRSCSRMLNNINGDYRRHMFRSHYDYLQFSYYKLGNLKAACAAVGSFLLFDPVDKTMLQNKEYYNSQPKVKVDYFSPREDAINYVKRQEYELNLLHYISNEFSVINEKFQKIKKKKQDNETNNAEKKELGKISDTEAILHPPPGYSLFYYTKLSNNFSMKQFEDHEIHDKRYFEAKNDIYLKEEDLGGQNRYVADGFLNSTECESMMQFATMTAVEGDGYSENKSPHSKYEKFEGITVGRAALMVYFGQIKPEWLELLLEKTEQVRDHVERYFGLNHRHLYFTYTHLVCRTALPGNFHLMHHRASGSFRSRNRVAPIHLVRLVDSPADRDDLSHQVHADNCLLKDKDVCLRESPAYIWRDYSAILYLNDDFQGGEFFFTEDRVVRTMDNVVSPRCGRIVAFSAGKENLHGVRGILRGRRCALALWFTQEKKYLEYERVLASAILKRVQRVGPFEGKEIQVPPKYEDMLIQYMHSDELLKHFLKSSL
- the LOC122566466 gene encoding prolyl 3-hydroxylase 1-like isoform X3 encodes the protein MMRFVILLFFCGAIAGSNDTLSNVIPSDELLDLEEQNEENRLANNRTLNEIYEDAVHAYLDEDWDRCIQDFNTVSHGYKAYKRMITNCRRKCRIKAEGTPPIFPENIEDLHFYEKKIKETLCLLTCNNEYREIVGSNVLKMLPRETEQKLLNNGIYEYLHICYYQTHRYQDAANALFTYLVVHSNHEVNLNLFKRYLTLPGVEEEKVVNLETPTYVSVYFKGVSAYENGDYAEAAGLFETSLRSYLEAEEECRFYCEGPFDQGWHPEFTSSIANHFTYCLKCKRSCSRMLNNINGDYRRHMFRSHYDYLQFSYYKLGNLKAACAAVGSFLLFDPVDKTMLQNKEYYNSQPKVKVDYFSPREDAINYVKRQEYELNLLHYISNEFSVINEKFQKIKKKKQDNETNNAEKKELGKISDTEAILHPPPGYSLFYYTKLSNNFSMKQFEDHEIHDKRYFEAKNDIYLKEEDLGGQNRYVADGFLNSTECESMMQFATMTAVEGDGYSENKSPHSKYEKFEGITVGRAALMVYFGQIKPEWLELLLEKTEQVRDHVERYFGLNHRHLYFTYTHLVCRTALPGNFHLMHHRASGSFRSRNRVAPIHLIRRRIETI